From a region of the Nothobranchius furzeri strain GRZ-AD chromosome 12, NfurGRZ-RIMD1, whole genome shotgun sequence genome:
- the rrp12 gene encoding RRP12-like protein, producing MVKSGKLRSGTGSKLKRWKKGHSSDSNPQSSRFRQAAKSRFFSRPSGKSDLTVDALKLHNELQAGPLEVSAGGRKDALMEEELDEKFSDRTSGTFLSGLSDCSNLTFRKVQRFWESNSAAHKEICAVLAAVTEVIRSQGGKETETEYFAALMTTLEVVESAESQAAVAYLLNLVMKRVPAPVLKNKFSDTAKALMDVMSKQATSDTSSALRWILSCLATLLRKQDVSVWSYPSTLQTYHGLLSFTVHSRPKVRKAAQQGVCSILRGSDFLFADGAPAHHPAAATTAKFCIKEVEQAGGSKEDTTTLHVLGLLKELMGTFPLGVVKSCCETLLRVMTLSHVLVTACAMQAFHSLFSGKPNPSSLSAELNAQIITALYDYLPSENDLQPLLAWLTVMEKAHVHLANLQSSLSLGHLPRLFSTAMSCLLSPHTQVVSTATNTMKTLLTECVAPHMEEIGTIAVATTAGNPSYINKTFRVVEDGLSYRFHASWPFVLQILGCFYRVAGKQAHSIMTKSLQSLADLRSTPQFPYSGELDLAVGAAVESMGPEVVLSAVPLNITGINDDLEFPRSWLIPVIRDHVKSTRLGFFTSYFLPLASTLKQRAEELEQTGKKLEAKVYQTLQLQIWTMLPGFCTCPVDLLASFKGIARTLGMAINERPDLRLTVCQALRTLINKSCSTEEEKAEMGRFSKNFLPILFNVYSQPPAEGESGTYRMAVLDTIKVYLSITETQLICTFLQKASERLTSTESTEFIRLSVMDLVVAMAPFVDEANMTKTFELIRPYLEVKEPGMQKKAYRVLEEMCGAEREECRSFVVSNLETLKLVLLDTLKNASSPAKRPRLKCLVHIVKRLNEEHKDFIAALLPEVIICTKEVSVGARKNAYSLLVEMGNAFVRFCGNSKEAMEQYLVLVYAGLTGSVTMITCTVLALTRLVFEYKDAIEVSILEQLLHNVCVLLASRTREIVKAALGFIKVVLFIMDPKTLATHVTVMMEGIGSIKDDVRRHFRTKLKNIFTKFIRKFGFELVKSMLPAEHHKVLSNIRKAEARSKRRKQAAEEHGESESEEEAPKAKGESIEDILAESDSDLSEDEGKPQKKAGKREKGKAWLKEGEEDDPLNFLDPKVSQRVLATNPELRKTSKVEHGFKVTSDGRLIIREDDEEDVKHQKGDEMKDILEEAGVKSKKSQKRTFKEGDFDEDMDVEPQFKYKAGGSGIHRSLGQGHDAGADYKSKKGKGDVKKKGKCDPYAYIPLKKEQLNRRKRARLHGQFKGMVRGAQKGALSGRKMQKKKRKT from the exons ATGGTAAAATCGGGGAAACTTCGGTCCGGGACGGGTTCCAAACTCAAACGGtggaagaagggacacagcagcgaCTCCAACCCGCAGTCGAGTCGTTTTCGACAGGCTGCGAAAAGTCGCTTTTTCAGCCGACCGAGCG GAAAGAGTGATCTTACTGTTGATGCTCTAAAGCTTCACAATGAGCTGCAGGCCGGTCCACTGGAGGTTAGTGCTGGAGGCCGAAAGGATGCCCTCATGGAAGAGGAGCTGGATGAGAAGTTTTCGGACCGAACCTCTGGCACCTTCCTCAGCGGCCTGTCTGACTGCTCCAACCTCACATTCAGAAAAGTACAGCGCTTCTGGGAGTCTAACTCGGCCGCACACAAAGAG ATCTGTGCCGTTTTGGCTGCTGTTACTGAAGTGATTCGAAGTCAAGGAGGAAAGGAGACTGAGACGGAGTACTTCGCTGCATTG ATGACCACTCTGGAGGTTGTGGAATCAGCAGAGTCCCAAGCTGCAGTGGCGTATCTCCTCAACCTCGTCATGAAACG AGTTCCTGCTCCGGTGCTGAAGAACAAGTTCTCGGACACGGCCAAGGCGTTGATGGATGTCATGTCTAAACAGGCCACGTCCGACACCTCGTCAGCTCTGAGATGG ATCCTGTCCTGCCTCGCCACATTGTTAAGGAAGCAGGATGTGTCTGTCTGGAGTTACCCGTCCACTCTGCAGACCTATCACGGCCTTCTCAGCTTCACGGTGCACAGCAGACCTAAG GTCCGTAAAGCGGCGCAGCAAGGCGTTTGCTCGATTCTTAGAGGTAGTGACTTCCTGTTTGCTGACGGCGCACCGGCCCACCACCCTGCTGCAGCTACAACAGCCAAATTCTGCATCAAAGAAGTGGAGCAAGCAGGAG GCAGCAAAGAGGACACCACCACACTTCATGTGCTTGGTCTCTTGAAGGAGCTGATGGGAACGTTTCCTCTGGGAGTCGTCAAGTCCTGCTGTGAGACTCTGCTGCGAGTCATGACCCTCAGCCATGTG CTGGTGACGGCCTGCGCCATGCAGGCGTTTCATAGTCTCTTCAGCGGGAAACCAAACCCGTCGTCTCTGTCGGCAGAACTCAACGCCCAGATCATCACG GCTCTGTATGATTACCTGCCCAGTGAGAATGACCTGCAGCCTCTGCTGGCGTGGCTGACCGTCATGGAGAAAGCTCATGTTCACCTGGCAAA CTTGCAGAGTTCTCTGAGTCTGGGTCATCTCCCCCGACTCTTCTCTACCGCCATGTCCTGCTTGTTGTCGCCACACACACAGGTGGTTTCTACCGCCACCAACACaatgaag acTTTGTTGACAGAATGTGTCGCCCCTCACATGGAAGAAATAGGAACGATCGCTGTCGCCACTACTGCTGGAAATCCCTCTTATATCAACAAAACGTTTCG TGTCGTAGAGGACGGCTTGTCCTACCGCTTCCACGCTTCCTGGCCTTTTGTGCTGCAGATCCTTGGCTGCTTTTACCGAGTTGCAGGGAAACAAGCTCACTCCATCATGACCAAG TCGCTGCAGTCTCTGGCCGACCTGCGCTCCACTCCTCAGTTCCCCTACAGCGGGGAGTTGGACCTGGCTGTGGGAGCAGCCGTGGAGAGCATGGGCCCTGAAGTCGTCCTGTCTGCTGTTCCTCTCAACATCACTGGCATCAA CGATGACCTGGAGTTTCCACGCAGCTGGTTGATCCCCGTCATAAGAGATCACGTGAAGAGCACCCGTCTCGGTTTCTTCACTTCTTATTTCCTCCCTCTGGCTTCTACACTCAAGCAAAGGG CTGAAGAGTTGGAACAAACAGGAAAAAAGCTGGAAGCAAAAGTCTACCAGACGTTACAGCTTCAG ATTTGGACCATGCTTCCTGGTTTTTGCACGTGTCCTGTGGACTTGCTGGCATCATTTAAAGGCATCGCCCGCACACTCGGCATGGCCATTAATGAACGTCCAGACCTGAGACTCACTGTGTGCCAGGCGCTCCGCACTCTGATCAACAAGAGCTGCTCCACAG AGGAAGAAAAGGCAGAAATGGGTCGCTTCTCCAAGAACTTCCTGCCGATCCTTTTTAATGTTTACAGCCAGCCGCCTGCAGAGGGAGAGTCGGGCACCTACAGGATGGCTGTTCTAGACACCATTAAAGTCTATTTATCCATCACTGAAACTCAG TTGATCTGCACATTTCTGCAAAAAGCGTCTGAGAGGCTGACCAGCACAGAGAGCACAGAGTTCATACG CCTGTCAGTGATGGACCTTGTGGTTGCCATGGCACCCTTTGTAGATGAGGCTAACATGACCAAAACCTTTGAGCTGATCCGACCATATTTGGAG GTCAAAGAGCCCGGCATGCAGAAGAAGGCGTACCGCGTTCTggaggagatgtgcggagcagagAGGGAGGAGTGCCGCTCGTTTGTTGTGTCGAACCTGGAAACGCTCAAACTCGTTTTGCTCGATACTCTGAAAAACGCTTCTTCACCTGCAAAGAGG CCCAGACTCAAGTGTCTCGTGCACATCGTGAAAAGGTTGAACGAGGAACACAAGGATTTTATTGCTGCGCTGCTGCcagag GTGATCATTTGCACCAAGGAGGTTTCCGTTGGAGCTCGTAAGAACGCCTACAGTCTGCTGGTGGAAATGGGAAATGCGTTTGTTCGATTCTGCGGGAACTCAAAAG AAGCCATGGAGCAGTATTTAGTCCTGGTGTACGCAGGACTCACAGGCTCCGTCACCATGATCACCTGCACCGTCCTGGCCCTCACCCGGCTGGTGTTTGAGTACAAAG ACGCTATAGAGGTGTCCATACTGGAGCAGCTGCTGCACAACGTTTGTGTCCTGCTGGCGTCTCGTACCAGAGAGATCGTCAAAGCTGCTTTGGGCTTCATCAAGGTCGTCCTCTTCATCATGGACCCCAAAACGCTGGCGACGCATGTCACCGTCATG ATGGAGGGCATCGGAAGCATCAAGGATGACGTTAGAAGACACTTCAGAACCAAACTGAAGAACATCTTCACCAAGTTTATCAGGAAGTTTGG TTTTGAGCTGGTGAAGAGCATGCTGCCTGCAGAGCACCACAAGGTGCTCTCAAACATCCGCAAGGCCGAGGCTCGAAGCAAGAGGCGAAAGCAGGCGGCTGAGGAGCACGGCGAATCGGAAAGCGAAGAGGAGGCACCTAAAGCAAAGGGTGAAAG TATTGAAGACATCCTTGCAGAGTCTGACAGCGATTTGTCCGAGGATGAAGGAAAACCTCAGAAGAAAGCAGGAAAACGGGAGAAAGGAAAGGCGTGGCTCAAAGAGGGAGAGGAAGACGACCCGCTCAACTTCCTGGACCCGAAGGTTTCCCAAAGAGTTCTAG CCACCAACCCGGAGCTGAGGAAGACCTCCAAGGTGGAGCACGGGTTTAAAGTCACCTCAGATGGACGGCTGATTATTAgagaggatgacgaggaggacgtAAAACACCAAA aaggagACGAGATGAAGGATATCCTGGAAGAAGCAGGAGTCAAAAGT AAAAAGTCGCAGAAGAGAACGTTTAAGGAGGGTGACTTTGACGAGGACATGGACGTGGAACCCCAGTTTAAATATAAAG CTGGTGGCTCAGGAATCCACAGATCTCTGGGACAAGGCCACGATGCCGGAGCCGATTACAAATCAAAG AAAGGAAAAGGAGACGTGAAGAAAAAAGGAAAGTGTGACCCTTACGCTTACATCCCTCTGAAGAAGGAGCAGCTGAACCGCAG GAAACGCGCCAGACTTCACGGGCAGTTTAAGGGGATGGTGCGAGGAGCCCAGAAGGGGGCGCTGTCGGGGAGGAAAATGCAGAAGAAAAAAAGGAAGACCTGA